The DNA segment TCTGAACCGATGCCGAAATGTATATTACAAAGGCGGATTATAGCCTGTTTGGTGAGTTGAAAATCTATGTTGGAGCTGTCCAGAACAATATATTCATTGCCCAGTCCGTGCATCTTGACAAAACTGTTTCTTTCCATTATCGGGTTATAAAAGGGTGTTTAAAGTATAAAATTTCTAACAAGGTCATCGAGAGTGTCTCTTCTTCTGATTAACCTTGGATTACCATTAAAATCAATCAGTACCTCAGCCGGGCGTAAGCGGTTATTGTAATTGGAACTCATTGAATATCCGTAAGCACCGCTGTCGAGAACACCAAGAATATCATTTTCAAATATTTCCGGCAGCTTCCTGTCTTTTGCTATTATATCGCCTGTTTCGCAAATATTGCCTACAATTCTGACTGTTTCCTCTTTCAGTGAAGGGTTGTTGCTTTCCCTGTAGATCTCGATATCGTGATGGGAATCGTACATTACTGGACGAACCAGCACATTGAATCCCAGATCGGTACCGATATATTTAACGTCATAGTTGATTTTGGTTGCATGTACCTTACCAAGCAGAACAGATGATTCAGCTACAATATAACGTCCCGGTTCAATCTTAAATTCTATATTTTTTCCGTACTCTTTTACAAATGAGTTTATCAGATCAGTAAGCTTACCTCCAAGCACTTTCAGATCGAGTCGCGACTGACCTGATTGTTTTTTATAGGGGATCCCGAATCCTCCTCCAAGGTCAATAAACTCAATATCATTGAATTGCTTTGCTATCGACAATATGTTGCCGGTACTCTGAAGG comes from the Bacteroidales bacterium genome and includes:
- the lysA gene encoding diaminopimelate decarboxylase, encoding MNYIYSKVSTEKNFFGNTNPVELTENYGTPLYVYNENILRSRCRDLKGLISYSNFTVNYSPKANGNLELLKIVRSEGLRVDAMSPGEIYVNMLAGYKPEEILFISNNIGEDEFKYAINAGVKISVDSVSQLEMFGRINPGGNVAFRVNPGFGAGHHEKVTTAGQNTKFGIEMSQIPEVKKIIEKYKLKLIGINQHIGSLFMEGEAYLQSTGNILSIAKQFNDIEFIDLGGGFGIPYKKQSGQSRLDLKVLGGKLTDLINSFVKEYGKNIEFKIEPGRYIVAESSVLLGKVHATKINYDVKYIGTDLGFNVLVRPVMYDSHHDIEIYRESNNPSLKEETVRIVGNICETGDIIAKDRKLPEIFENDILGVLDSGAYGYSMSSNYNNRLRPAEVLIDFNGNPRLIRRRDTLDDLVRNFIL